AAGAGCCATTGATACAAGGTCTCTTCGCCACTAATTTCTTCGCTCACGTTTTGAGGGAAATAGCCTTTTAAAACGGTCGCTCCCCATTTCACCACGCCCGTATCCGGCTTTAACTCTTCTACTAAAATTTTACAAAGCGTGGATTTACCCACGCCGTTTGGCCCTATGAGAGCGATCTTGTCTTTAGGCATCACTTTCAGGCTCACTTGATTTAAAATAATTTGGTCGTCATAACTTTTAGAGATGTTTTCGCATTCTAAAGCTTCATTCCCAATGGTGCGTTTGGGTTTAAAAATAATGCTAGGATCCCTCCTGCTGGATACCGCTAAACTTTGAATGTCTAATTTATCCAGTTGTTTTTGGCGGCTGGTGGCTTGCTTAGCTTTGGAAGCGTTAGCGCTAAAACGAGCGATAAATTTTTCTAGCTCTTCTTTTTCTTTGAGTTTTTTATTGCGTTCGGCCTCTTGCTGTTTAATCATCAAAGTAGAAGCGATATACCAATCGTCATAATTCCCGCTAAATTCGCGCACGCTGTGAAAATCCAAATCCAAAATATGCGTGCATACCGCATTTAAAAAATGCCTGTCATGGCTGATGACTACCATCGTGCCTTCATGGCGTTTGAGGTTGTTTTCTAGCCATTCAATGGCGTTTAAATCCAGGTTGTTAGTCGGCTCATCTAAAAGCAAAATATCCGGTTTAGGGAATAAGACTTGAGCGAGAAGGATTTTAAATTTATCGCTGCTTGGCAAGGTTTTCATCAAATCATTGTGCCTAGAGCTAGGAATGCCTAAATCTTCTAGGATTTTTTCAATCACCACTTCGCATTCATACATGGGATCTTCTTCCACGCAAATGGTTTCTAACTCCCCTAGTCTCGCATTCACTTTATCATCGCTCAAATCGCCTTCAGTGTATAAGCGCTCTTTTTCTTTGATAGCGTCATACAAACGCTTATTGCCTATCAAAACCGCATCTTTAAGGCTCAAATCTTCAAAAGCGTATTGATCCTGCCCTAAAACCCCCATCCTCATCCCGCTTGTAATAATGACTTCCCCACTGCTGCAATCAATGCTCTTGCTTAAAATCTTTAAAAAAGTGGATTTTCCTGCGCCATTAGCCCCAATCAGCCCGTAGCGTTTGTTTTTATCCAGCTTGATATTCACATTCTCAAACAATTTTTTAGTCGCATAGCGTTGCGTTAAGTTGATGGTTTGTAGCATCTTATGATTTCCTTATTTTTTGTGATTAGAGAAAGTTTATTGTAGCGTTTTCTTTGCAATATTGTAACCCTTGCTTATTATGGTTATTCATAAGGTCTTTGACGCCCAAAATTTGATCGAGCCTATATCATTTCCTCTTGATTTTTTATTCAATTTAAGGTAAAAATAATGCTTTAAAGCAAAAAAGGATCATGTCATTGAAAGTATTTGATTACGAAGATGTCCAACTCATTCCTAATAAATGCATCGTGAATAGCCGTTCAGAGTGCGATACGACCGTTATTCTAGGCAAACATGCGTTTAAAATGCCCATAGTCCCAGCCAACATGCAAACAATCATCAACGAATCGATCGCAGAATTTCTAGCAGAAAATGGCTATTTCTATATCATGCACCGCTTTAATGGATCGGCAAGAATCCCGTTTGTCAAAAAGATGAAAGAACGACAATTAATTAGTTCGATCAGCGTTGGGGTGAAAAAGGAAGAATGTCTTTTGATAGAAGAGTTGGCCAAGCAAGGATTAGCACCAGACTATATCACGATCGATATTGCGCATGGCTATTCAAATTCTGTCATTGAAATGATCCAACGCATCAAAACGCGTTTGCCCAAAACTTTTGTGATTGCCGGGAACGTTGGCACGCCAGAAGCAGTCCGTGAATTAGAGAACGCCGGTGCTGACGCTACGAAAGTTGGCATCGGGCCTGGGAAAGTGTGTATCACTAAAATCAAAACAGGCTTTGGCACGGGTGGCTGGCAACTAGCGGCTCTTAGATGGTGCGCTAAAGCAGCAAGAAAACCCATTATTGCAGATGGCGGTATTCGTACGCATGGGGATATTGCGAAATCCATACGCTTTGGCGCGACAATGGTAATGATTGGCTCGCTTTTTGCAGGGCATGAAGAATCATCTGGAGAAACAAAAATAGAAAATGGTGTCTTATATAAGGAATATTTCGGTTCAGCATCAGAGTTCCAAAAAGGTGAAAAGAAAAATATAGAAGGTAAGAAAATTTGGATCCAACATAAAGGATCGTTAAAAGACACGCTGATTGAAATGCATCAAGATTTGCAATCTTCAATCTCTTATGCAGGCGGGAGAGACCTTGAAGCGATTCGAAAAGTGGATTATGTGATTGTGAAAAATTCAATTTTCAATGGGGACACGATCTAAAAAAGATCAATGAAACAATAAAGCTAATTTTTACGAGCGAAATGCCTTTCAATGCAGTCGCATAAGATGTGGATCATAAGAATGTGCATTTCTTGGATTCGTGGGGTGTCATCGCTAGGGACAATCAACATTATATCGCTTAAAGACTTCATTTTCCCCCCATCACGCCCCGCTAAACTAAGCGTTTTCATCCCTAAATCTTTGGCTTTTTCATAAGCTTTTAGGACATTTTTGGAATTACCGCTTGTAGAAATCCCTATCAAAACATCGTTTTTTACCCCCAACGCTTCCACTTGTCTGGCAAACACTTCTTCATAACCATAATCGTTCGCAATGGCGGTGAGGGCTGAGGTATCCGTGTTTAAACTTATCGCGCTCAAACCTTTCCTTTCTAGTTTATAGCGCCCAGTCAATTCAGCGGCAAAATGCTGTGCATCGCTCGCACTCCCCCCATTACCGCAAATAAGGATTTTCCCTTGATTTTCTAAAGTTTCTATCAAAAGATGAACGCTTTGCTTTAACGCATCTTGCAAACTTTCTAAACTTTTTTCTAACGCTTCCTTATGGGCTAAAAATTCTTTTTTTATTAAATCATCAATCATTGCATGTCCTTTTAATTTTTTCTATGATAGCGCTTGTGGAATAACCTTCTTCAAACTCCATCAAACGGGTTTCTTTAGCAAACTCGCTCCCTATGACTTCTTTATTGAGATAGTCTGCTCCCTTGACTAAAATATCAGGCTTTAGGGCTTGAATTAATTGGATTGGCGTGTCTTCTTCAAACACCACAACATAATCCACGCAAGACAAACTCGCTAAAAGAAACGCCCTGTCTTTTTCGCTCACTATGGGGCGTTTATCCCCCTTAAGCCTTTTAATGGAATTATCGCTATTTAACCCCACAATGAGAATATCCCCTAAAGCTTTAGCCTTTTGCAAATAACTCGCATGCCCTTTATGGAGAATGTCAAAACAGCCATTGGTGAAAACGATTTTTTGCTGATCTAAAGTTTCTAACAGCTTTTCTAAAGGGAGGATTTTAGGGTGCGTTTGGTTTAAAATCAAAGCGATTTCTTCTAAACTCGCTAACGCGCTCCCCATTTTACCCACCACCACAGCCGCCGCCGCATTGGCAAACTCGCAAGCATCTTTTAGGCTCTTTGATTCTAATAAAGAGAGCGTTAAAGACGCGATCACTGTATCGCCAGCTCCCGTGACATCATAAACTTCTTTAGCGATAGTGGGGCAATTGACTAGCTCGTTTTTTTCTAAAAAAGCGATGCCTTGTTCGCTCAAAGTGACTAAAGGCATAGCGATTTGATAAGTTTCTTTTAAGATTTGGAGCGCTTTTAATAAATTCGCATGGCTGTCTAATTTCAAATGGAGCGCATGCTCTAATTCAGCGCGATTAGGCGTGATCAAACTCGCATGGGAATATTTGCTATAATCCTTTCCTTTAGGGTCGCATAAAATGAGCTTGTGGTATTGGTTGGCTAGAGTGATCATTTTTTGAGTGAGTTCAAAATCCAACACGCCCTTATTGTAATCTGAAAGGATCACGCCATCTATTTCTTGGATCTTTTCTGTGAAAAAATCTAAAAGTCTTTTTCTTAAATCAGCGTTTAAGGGGTCTTTGATTTCCTTATCCACGCGCGCGATTTGCTGGTTTTGCGCGATAATGCGCGTCTTAAGCGTGGTGCAACGGGTTTTATCTGTTAAAATGCCTGAAGTGTCAATATTCCTAGCTTTGAGAGCGTTCAAAAAATGCTCGCCCTCTAAATCATCGCCCACGACCCCACATAAAAAAACTTTAGCTTTTAAAGAAATGAGGTTATTAGCCACATTGGCCGCTCCGCCTAAATTCTTGCTCTCTTTTTTGACTTCTAAAACAGGCACAGGGGCTTCAGGAGAAAGGCGTTCGCTCTTCCCCCACAAATAATAATCAGCGATCAGATCGCCTACGACTAGGATTTTTTTCATGCGCATTGTCCTTTAAAAATCGCATGGATATGGGGCAAATAATCTTTAATACCGCTTTCTAAATCGTATAAAGGGGTGTAATCTAAATCCAAAATAGCAGGTTCAATATGCGCTTGGGTGTGCTTTTGGAAAAAAGCATAAGGGTTTTTAATATAGCTCACTTTAAAATCCCCTAAATGCTCTTTTAAAATGCTAACTATTTCATTATAACTTCTGGCTTGCGAATAACCCACATTATAAACCCCGCTTTTTTGAGTCTTCATCGCTTTCACATTCGCTTGGATCACATCTTCAATATAGACAAAATCCCTTAATTGCTCGCCAAATTCAAAAAGCTTGACTTCCTTAAACGCCAGCGCTTGCAAAGCGAGTTGCAAAACCATGGAAGCGGTTTTTTCTTTATAAAATTCCCTAGGCCCATAGACATTAAAATACCTTAAGCCCACTTGAATGTTATCGCTTGAATGCGAAAGAACAAATTCGTCCATGCAAAGCTTGGAAAAGCCATAAACATTTTCAGGACTTTCGTTTTTGCCCACCACATTGGGGGCTTTGGTGTTGCCATAAACGCCCGCTGAAGAAGCGTAAATCACTTTAGCTTTTTTTTGGCGAGCGATTTCTAAAAGGTTTAAAAAAGCCTGATAATTGGTTTTCATCACTAATTCTTGATTGAGCATAGTCGTATCAGAAACAGCGGCTTGGTGGAACAAATAATCAAAATGCAATTTTTCTAAACGCCTTAAATCTAAGGGGTTATTAATATCAGCTACAATCACCTCACCCTTAAAACCGATTAAATTCTTAAAATGCCCTAAAGAACTCGGGCGGTTATTATTGAAAAGCGTGTTACTGCGGAATTTATCCAAAATGACTACTTTAGCTTTAGGGTGGTTCTCTTGAAAATAAAAGGCCAGATTACTGCCTACAAAGCCAGCCCCACCGGTGATTAAAATCGTTTGATTTTCTAATCCATCATCAATATAACGCATTACTATCCTTATTTGATTAGTTCCATCATCTCTTTAAGATCTTTACATTGTATCCAAGAATGAGAAGTTTTTAAAAAATTTGCACTCAATAAAAGGTTATTTTTAACTTTAGCATTCAAGCCGGCTAACATGTCGCTCTCTTTATCGCCTATCATAAAAGATCGCTCCAAACAAATTTGATGCTCTTTAGCGGCTTGTAAAATCAAAAAGGGTTTTGGCTTCCTGCAAGCGCAATTTTCTTCTGGGGCGTGCCTGCAAAAATAGATGCCATCCAGATTAAAACCTAATTCTTTAAGCAAGCTTTCTTGGAGGTATTCAGTGAGTTGTTCAAAATCTTTAAGGGTGTAATAGCCCCGGTTGATCCCAGATTGGTTGGTGATTAAAAGCAGTTTGTAGCCTAAAGATTTCGCATGCTTTAGCAATTCAAAAATCCCTTTTTGAAACTCAAAATCTTCTTTTTGACTCACATAGCCTTTATCAATATTGATAATGCCGTCTCTGTCCAAAAAAAGGGCTTTGTTAGTGGCCATGCGAATGCGCTCCTTTATGATCATGCTGAGTGGTGCTATTTTGATGATGCATCGCATGGGGCATTTTATGATTAATGAGCATGATCCCCATATAAAGGACATAAAGCCCAAAAACCCCCATTAAGCCTTTAGACAAAAGATTGAAAAATTTCCTGTAAGAAATGGAAATCTTGCTCAAAAAAATCCCCATTAAAAACAACGGCACGCTAGTGCCAAGCCCAAAAGAAAGGCCTAGTATCGCTCCCATAAACGCGCTATGACTGAGAATCACGCTCGCTAAAAACGAATACACCATCATGCAAGGTAAAAACCCGTTCAGCACGCCTAAGAAATACAGCCCTAGAATGTTTTGAGATTGCAAGGTTTTTTTCATCAAAAAAGAGATGAAAGGGATTTGAAAGCTTAATTTTTCCACTTTAGCTCCCAAGAGCGCTAAAAGGATTAAAACAATTCCCATGCTAATGAATAAAACGCCCCTAAAACCCATGCCCACGCTAAGACTACGCCCTAAACCTGCCGTTATAGCCCCTAAAAGCATGTAAGTGCTGATCCTCCCTACATTATAGAGGGCATGGCAAGTGAGCTGGTAAGAAAAGCTCGTAATTTTAGAAAATCTTATTTGACTAAACGCGCTCACAATCCCCCCACACATGCCCACACAATGCCCTAAAGACATGCTCAAAGCGGCTAAAAACATGCCCAAAAAACTCAAATTCTGCATCATTTGCATTCTAGTATCCCTGCTTTTTTAAGAGCGATTTCCATCCCGTCAAAAACCAAACGCTCCTTGCAAACAGAATGGGGTAAAAACGCGCTCAAATACTTCGCATCGCCCCCACAAAGATAGATTTTTTGATCTTTGGCTAAATGCTGGATACAAGAGATGATACTCAAAACCATGCCGTAATTCACAGCGTCTCTGGTGTTTTTAGGTAAAACTTCTAAAGAATCTAATGCTTTGAAAGGTTGCTCTAAAATTTTAGCGCTTTTTTTATACGCATGAATATATTGGGCTAAACCGGGCAAAATACACCCTCCTAAATGCTTACCCTCTTTGACTAAATCAATCGTAATCGCGCTCCCCGCATCCACCACCACGCCATTATTTAGCGCTAAACACGCCATTTGCCGGTCTATCCCAAGCCCTACATAGTCGGTTTCTAAATGAAAA
The Helicobacter pylori genome window above contains:
- a CDS encoding ABC-F family ATP-binding cassette domain-containing protein, yielding MLQTINLTQRYATKKLFENVNIKLDKNKRYGLIGANGAGKSTFLKILSKSIDCSSGEVIITSGMRMGVLGQDQYAFEDLSLKDAVLIGNKRLYDAIKEKERLYTEGDLSDDKVNARLGELETICVEEDPMYECEVVIEKILEDLGIPSSRHNDLMKTLPSSDKFKILLAQVLFPKPDILLLDEPTNNLDLNAIEWLENNLKRHEGTMVVISHDRHFLNAVCTHILDLDFHSVREFSGNYDDWYIASTLMIKQQEAERNKKLKEKEELEKFIARFSANASKAKQATSRQKQLDKLDIQSLAVSSRRDPSIIFKPKRTIGNEALECENISKSYDDQIILNQVSLKVMPKDKIALIGPNGVGKSTLCKILVEELKPDTGVVKWGATVLKGYFPQNVSEEISGEETLYQWLFNFNKKIESAEVRNALGRMLFNGEEQEKCVNALSGGEKHRMVLSKLMLEGGNFLVLDEPTNHLDLEAIIALGEALFKFDGAVICISHDRELIDAYANRIIELVPSPKGASIIDFKGSYEEYLASKK
- a CDS encoding GMP reductase — its product is MKVFDYEDVQLIPNKCIVNSRSECDTTVILGKHAFKMPIVPANMQTIINESIAEFLAENGYFYIMHRFNGSARIPFVKKMKERQLISSISVGVKKEECLLIEELAKQGLAPDYITIDIAHGYSNSVIEMIQRIKTRLPKTFVIAGNVGTPEAVRELENAGADATKVGIGPGKVCITKIKTGFGTGGWQLAALRWCAKAARKPIIADGGIRTHGDIAKSIRFGATMVMIGSLFAGHEESSGETKIENGVLYKEYFGSASEFQKGEKKNIEGKKIWIQHKGSLKDTLIEMHQDLQSSISYAGGRDLEAIRKVDYVIVKNSIFNGDTI
- the gmhA gene encoding D-sedoheptulose 7-phosphate isomerase, translated to MIDDLIKKEFLAHKEALEKSLESLQDALKQSVHLLIETLENQGKILICGNGGSASDAQHFAAELTGRYKLERKGLSAISLNTDTSALTAIANDYGYEEVFARQVEALGVKNDVLIGISTSGNSKNVLKAYEKAKDLGMKTLSLAGRDGGKMKSLSDIMLIVPSDDTPRIQEMHILMIHILCDCIERHFARKN
- the rfaE1 gene encoding D-glycero-beta-D-manno-heptose-7-phosphate kinase, which translates into the protein MKKILVVGDLIADYYLWGKSERLSPEAPVPVLEVKKESKNLGGAANVANNLISLKAKVFLCGVVGDDLEGEHFLNALKARNIDTSGILTDKTRCTTLKTRIIAQNQQIARVDKEIKDPLNADLRKRLLDFFTEKIQEIDGVILSDYNKGVLDFELTQKMITLANQYHKLILCDPKGKDYSKYSHASLITPNRAELEHALHLKLDSHANLLKALQILKETYQIAMPLVTLSEQGIAFLEKNELVNCPTIAKEVYDVTGAGDTVIASLTLSLLESKSLKDACEFANAAAAVVVGKMGSALASLEEIALILNQTHPKILPLEKLLETLDQQKIVFTNGCFDILHKGHASYLQKAKALGDILIVGLNSDNSIKRLKGDKRPIVSEKDRAFLLASLSCVDYVVVFEEDTPIQLIQALKPDILVKGADYLNKEVIGSEFAKETRLMEFEEGYSTSAIIEKIKRTCND
- the rfaD gene encoding ADP-glyceromanno-heptose 6-epimerase, which translates into the protein MRYIDDGLENQTILITGGAGFVGSNLAFYFQENHPKAKVVILDKFRSNTLFNNNRPSSLGHFKNLIGFKGEVIVADINNPLDLRRLEKLHFDYLFHQAAVSDTTMLNQELVMKTNYQAFLNLLEIARQKKAKVIYASSAGVYGNTKAPNVVGKNESPENVYGFSKLCMDEFVLSHSSDNIQVGLRYFNVYGPREFYKEKTASMVLQLALQALAFKEVKLFEFGEQLRDFVYIEDVIQANVKAMKTQKSGVYNVGYSQARSYNEIVSILKEHLGDFKVSYIKNPYAFFQKHTQAHIEPAILDLDYTPLYDLESGIKDYLPHIHAIFKGQCA
- the gmhB gene encoding D-glycero-beta-D-manno-heptose 1,7-bisphosphate 7-phosphatase, producing the protein MATNKALFLDRDGIINIDKGYVSQKEDFEFQKGIFELLKHAKSLGYKLLLITNQSGINRGYYTLKDFEQLTEYLQESLLKELGFNLDGIYFCRHAPEENCACRKPKPFLILQAAKEHQICLERSFMIGDKESDMLAGLNAKVKNNLLLSANFLKTSHSWIQCKDLKEMMELIK
- a CDS encoding sulfite exporter TauE/SafE family protein, encoding MQMMQNLSFLGMFLAALSMSLGHCVGMCGGIVSAFSQIRFSKITSFSYQLTCHALYNVGRISTYMLLGAITAGLGRSLSVGMGFRGVLFISMGIVLILLALLGAKVEKLSFQIPFISFLMKKTLQSQNILGLYFLGVLNGFLPCMMVYSFLASVILSHSAFMGAILGLSFGLGTSVPLFLMGIFLSKISISYRKFFNLLSKGLMGVFGLYVLYMGIMLINHKMPHAMHHQNSTTQHDHKGAHSHGH
- a CDS encoding type III pantothenate kinase, with the translated sequence MPARQSFTDLKNLILCDIGNTCIHFAQNYQLFSSTKEDLKRLGIQKEIFYISVNEENEKALLNCYPNAKNIAGFFHLETDYVGLGIDRQMACLALNNGVVVDAGSAITIDLVKEGKHLGGCILPGLAQYIHAYKKSAKILEQPFKALDSLEVLPKNTRDAVNYGMVLSIISCIQHLAKDQKIYLCGGDAKYLSAFLPHSVCKERLVFDGMEIALKKAGILECK